ATCAGAGATGTGAGTCTCAGATCTCACAAAAACTGGCTCCCTAAACATATCACAATTCTTTGATCTATATTTTGCAGTAGTGTAGTAAACATAAGATAAAACACATAGGTGATGAAACAAACAAGCAGAGAAGGGTCTTGTAGCTTGCTTCCTGGCAGAAGGAGCCAAGTGATCACCAAGCATATTACTATGGCAGTCCCTGTGCTATAATCTGCTCCCTTGTCACGAGCGCATGTTTTGGTGCATAAGCCGGATATTTTCATCAGCTTACTAAAATCTCTATCATCTAAGAGGTTGCGGAGGTATGTCTTTGCAGATGCAAAAGATCCGTGGAAGTAGAATGCCTTTCATTTCGATCAGTGTCCTCTTAGAAAAATATGTACTCTCGTTTAGGTTCTTGTACTGTTCCTCCGCATGCTCAATTTCAAGGCGTAACTTGCATTCCTGCTCGAATATGTTATTGGGTGCCTGTGAATACAAACTCCATGGGCACACAACCCCACTACTAGGATAGGATTGAAGGGAAGTATAAAATTTGGGTATTTACCACGCATATTGAGCATGAAGAAATAATTgatttccccgcaaaaaaaagaagaaataattgatttaattttaaatgAACATGCAGTCTGTCACAATAGTGGCATCTTGAATCCAATTTGGTGCATCCATGTGGCACTTCTATTTGACTAGATGATTGAGACAATTTGGATCAGATGCAAAAGATCCACTTAGTTTGGATGGtgaaacttaaagaagtttcaCTAGAAGGAATAGCTATAATGGAACccctataaaaaaaacaagaagaaaaaaactagGTATAACTGTTTTCTACTGCCTTTGAGCAGTTTGGCCTAGGAAGAGTATCTGGAGTTGGAGGAGGACATTTCCCTTATTAACCTACAGGATGGAGAAGGGGATAAGTGGAATTCTGACAAATTCACTGCTAAGAGGTTTTACAAACTTTCTTTGATATTTCTTCCCCTGTTACTCATCTTGACCAATCACAATCATctctaatttaatttttcacctactttcacAATCATCTCCCTCTATTTGACGTAgagggaggagtggaggagagCCCTCGGTGGCTTGGCGAGCCGTGGGCCGCCGCCTGTCACCTCCCCTCCGACGGAAGGGAGGGCGCCATCGCCTGCTGCGCGCCGATGTAgagggaggagtggaggagaagataaggaggACGAGTGAATTAAGACGGCATGCGCGCGGCAGCGATGCAGACGAGAtaagagagagagcgagagatgCCAATGACATGGGAGAGTGATATTTTCCCGGTTGGTGCTCACCAAGCGGGATTAAAGATATGATTCGGGACTAAAGTTTGTTGGGGCCTGACAACTATTGAATCAGGActaaaaattatctttagtcccgatagATCAAGAAGTACCCCTGGGCTTTTGAACCAGGACCGGTTCctattcgaaccgggactaatgtgGTTTTTGCATGAACCGGCAAAGATCACTTCTTAGCTATTCCTGTGAGAATCTTAAAATTCCTAAAATGCAATCTATCTATCTTTCAGCTTCACGCCATCACCACTACTGATCAAGAAACTATTTTTACAGAGTACAGATGATCAAAACATAGATGATGAAACAAGAGGCCAATCATCTAGTAGCTTTGCTTGCTGACCGGATGATACAAGTGATCACCAGTCACATTACTGGGTGTAGCCCCTGTGCTTCTCTGTTACCCTGTTACCATATCCGGTCTGTTTTCGCCAACTCCATGCTGTTTCGGTGCAGAAGCCGGATGTGTTCATCTGCTTACTGAGATATCAAGCCATTTGCAATGTTGCAAACATCTGTCTTTACAGATGGCAAGAGAGCCAAGGATGTCTATCGTTTCACTGTCCTAACTGCAGCCACCGATATGTATTCGTTCAACAGGCTCTTGTACTGTGCCTCCGTCTGCTCAAGTTCAAGGCTCAGTTGTTGTTCCTGCTCAGTACAACAAATAATTAAGTTCGTCAGTGCAGTTTGATTTTAGCCAAGATGCACCTGGTGTAGTGTACTAGTGAGTAAGATTGAACAAATCACAACATAAAAAATGTCACCTTGAGCAAGAGTTCCTTCTCTGACGACTCTAATTCCGCACACCTGCATATGAaattgtgaaacaaaaaaacaaaatgaagtCCTGAGACTTTTAGGCCAAAAATTGTTCCATGATGGAAGTAAGGCGAGAGCTGTTGTTGGACTTACTCTTGACGGAGTAGTGCATTCTCTATCTTCAAGTAGGAAAATTCCTTCAACTCCCGTTCTCCCATATGCTGGCATATCTGTAGTATCTGTAGTCATTAGATCTCAATACAGCGCATAAACTACTATGTCAGATAAAAAAGATGTGAAAATCTAATCGAAAATTAGTCTAGCTGGATAAACATTAAGTGCCAAGTAATTTGTTAGTGTAGGTTGCAATCATATATTTTTGGTGTTCAGGTGTTGTGATAAGTTTTTTTACTATTACTTTATTAATATAATGGGTAGTTTTCCTGtctgttttcttaaaaaaaatgtgtatttTCAATATTATGGGCACAAACATAGTAATCTAGGCTAACCTGATTGCTCGAGTCCACAGAGTTGTTTCCTGCCAAATCATGTATACTCAGCCTTTTCGATCGACCATCCATCCGATCAAGAGTTtccattcttctttttcttgtaTCTACTAAATCAGTGCCAATTGTGATCTGCATACTTGACTGGGACTGGGAGCAAACTGCAGCAACAGCATTTGTTCCTACAGGTGAAGAGACAAGATGGGGAGCAAAGGCGATTGGAATTGCATTTGTTGGATTGTCACGGATGGCTGGAATCCTCTCTGACGATGCAGTAGCAATGGTGCCTGACAGAGTTGGCACAAGTGCAGCAGAAGCATGAGAGCCAGAAGCTGCACGGGGCAACTTATGGTATCCAACCAGATGACTGTATAGATCCCTGGAAACAGGTGAAATAGTTGAATGATGAGATATGAATTATTGAATTATTAGAAACAGGTATTGGATTTACATGAAACAAGATGGGATTTAGCAGTTGTACCAGTACTCGTTCGTCATTTCTTTCAAGCGGTTTATTAGCTTCTGATAGAGCTGTGACTTCTCAAAGTCTTGTTTATCATGGGTGGGCTTGATGAAGTCTGCCTCTAATACCCCTGCAACACCTCTGCCTTTGCTACTTGCACTACTCAAAACTCGGTGAAAAGGCTGAAAGAGGTCATTTTGTTTTAAACAAGATAAAAAAATGTTAGGCAAAAATAGCTTGAATGTGGTTGAGTGAAAATTGATTAGTTTTGATGTTTATGCCCGTAAAgcatcttctcttcttcttctttttttttacatagtgAATGCAAAAGAAATCAGTAGCTCACCAATATAAGGCGATTCTTGTGGTAGATACTAAATCCGTGCAGGTTGATGGTTGGAGCACCATCTAGAAATCCTATGGTTGTATCCACCTCGTCCTAAATTGAAGAACAAAATGGATGTAAAAGGGAAACGATTTAAACAACACAGAAGTAAATATCAATACTTTGAGAATGGAAATGTATTAGACATATTCGTTCGAAAAAAGGAATGTATTAGACATTACATGTTCACACTGTTACAGAAGTGAACAGGTAATGTGTATGCAACTCAGCAAAAGGGAATGGTTTTGTTGAAGACGAACCTCCTTTTTTCCAAAGGCCTGCGGCCTATATCTAATGCATTGGGTATATCTGAGATCAGATGCAATGTAGTGATGCTTAACTTCTTCTCCTCGGAGTATGATCCTAAAGTATGCAGGTAGTTTCAAATATAGGACAGAAGCATACACCTGCAAAATGCTAATATATATTAGCAAAATCAATTAACTAGTATTGTGCAGAAACACTTAACCATGTGATACGCACCCTAAAAGAATAGTGTAACTGATTTGCCAGATGACTTTCGTTCATTCTTTTTGCAGCATTAGTTGTTTCTGCTGCCTTTGGAGCACCACTGATCAAAATATCCTGAAATGAAAACAACAAGGAATATGGTAAACATATACAATATATAATGAAAGACACATGGAAAATAATGAGACATTTCATAGCAACTGAAAAATGATAAAGATTGTCCAAGAGATCAGGAGCTATTTAGTAATTCAACAGAAGTGAAAGAAACTTCAGAATTACGCATgtattttacaatttaaaagtTTACTGAAGTCAAATCCTTTTAGATGTTTTGCTTACCTTCTCATCGATATCAAAATCAAGCTCCAGATCACCATTGTCATTTGACCACAAATTGAAGACTACAATCTTTGTTCCATGTGGACCAATGTCACTGAACTGTAACCACATTTTAAACACCATTAGCACACTGAATTGACGATAAATTACTTACAACTACTGAAAGAAATAACAGACAAATAGTTCCATTCCAAGCtccaaaatttttgaaaattaatttGCGAGTTTATAGTAATATAAATGTCTTCTTTCATGGTAGCAACCTAATGTAACATACATTTTGTATCAGTTGTTCTTCAGTTGCAAAAGGGGACCATTTCAACAGAACAGAGAGATTTGACGAAAACTGATCTGGACCAAGCCGCTGGTGTGGTTTAGCTTCTCCTGTCAATAGATTGTATTTGTAGTCCAcctaatgaaataaaaaaaatgtcatcagAATAATCACAGTAAAAGAGGTAAGTGATGGCTAagcgctatatatatatttgtgtgtgtgttgtgtCCAATTGATAAAATCAGATGGCAAAGCATACCACTGGAACAACAACATCCTTTTGATTGGTCTCGGCCAAGAAAGTGTAAGAGAGAAGACCAATGGATTGTGTAGGCTCgctggaataaaaaaaaaacaagaaagtgTAAGAAAGTAAGGGGGGAAAGGGCAACAAGTTggtataagtaaaaaaaaatatatagggaAATGAGACTAGCTAGACCTGCTCTTCATGCAGCGACTGAAAACAATTACATCTGCCCCTAGCCGCATTGTGCCAGTCTTGAACCCATTTCCATCTGGTCAGATCAATGAATGTCAATATACAAGATAACAATATAAGTTAAGTTTGGAGAGGATAAAAACCTGAATATATGATATAATAGTACATACATTGTCCAATCGAAGAGCCTGACTGTTTTTCAGAGAATCCAAAGCTCATGCAACGCCTCAAGGAATCAGGATCCATGCCTCCACCATCATCTGTATGACAAACAGAAAAATGTACAGCCATTTAGTTTCATGTGGTGACATTAAGCAAATACTCAACGTTAAGCAGACACTCTAGTTCACATTAAGTCAATCAGAAAGAGATTCCCAGTGCAACATTATGCAAATTCTGTAGTTACACTAAGTCCATCAGAGAAGGTAAAGAGAATATTGAtattggcatttttttttacttatgtcCATTGTCTGGATGCAATTTCAGTTGACCAAGCCATTAGACATTTGTTGCATTACTGAAATTTCAGACCATCTGTTATTACTGTCAAAATTTGCACCTATACAAAATCAAGTAAACGAATATAACATTGTCACAATAACCAGAACCTTGAACGAGTAAAGCTGGTGATCCATTACAACCGTTAACTTTGTCCACTATAATTCTTGTTGCACCAGTTTTgatctgtcaaaaaaaataaatcagatATATATCCCCAGATCATCAAATTATTGAAATGCATAATTAATGAGCTGTTTGAATCACCTCGTCGACAGCATTGTCCAATAACTCCGCCACCGCTGCAAGAATATCAAAAACATATAAAGACAGAAACAATCGTCTGATATTTCAGTTTAG
The nucleotide sequence above comes from Oryza glaberrima chromosome 11, OglaRS2, whole genome shotgun sequence. Encoded proteins:
- the LOC127755310 gene encoding protein MICRORCHIDIA 6-like produces the protein MNSMAAEEQDTKPFLSPTTTTTIPPRAHRGYKLSACHHHHHQMTAAAPDQRSAGAGAAAAAAGQQQTAAAACVLNRESDELPEEEDGGAATWLLARQAPARRISRSFWSAGEYDADTSGAARPPGNVQNRMCVHPKFLHSNATSHKWPFGAVAELLDNAVDEIKTGATRIIVDKVNGCNGSPALLVQDDGGGMDPDSLRRCMSFGFSEKQSGSSIGQYGNGFKTGTMRLGADVIVFSRCMKSSEPTQSIGLLSYTFLAETNQKDVVVPVVDYKYNLLTGEAKPHQRLGPDQFSSNLSVLLKWSPFATEEQLIQNFSDIGPHGTKIVVFNLWSNDNGDLELDFDIDEKDILISGAPKAAETTNAAKRMNESHLANQLHYSFRVYASVLYLKLPAYFRIILRGEEVKHHYIASDLRYTQCIRYRPQAFGKKEDEVDTTIGFLDGAPTINLHGFSIYHKNRLILPFHRVLSSASSKGRGVAGVLEADFIKPTHDKQDFEKSQLYQKLINRLKEMTNEYWDLYSHLVGYHKLPRAASGSHASAALVPTLSGTIATASSERIPAIRDNPTNAIPIAFAPHLVSSPVGTNAVAAVCSQSQSSMQITIGTDLVDTRKRRMETLDRMDGRSKRLSIHDLAGNNSVDSSNQILQICQHMGERELKEFSYLKIENALLRQECAELESSEKELLLKEQQLSLELEQTEAQYKSLLNEYISVAAVRTVKR